In the Burkholderia contaminans genome, CAGGACGGGCGGCCGCCTGCGCCGCCCGCCCCGCTCTGCAACAACCGGCATCGGGCAGCGACCCGATGTGCTGTACTCCTCCTCTTGTCAGTTATCGCCCTGCTTCGTCACGCGCCGCATCAGCGCAGCTTCGCGACGTCCTGCTCGGTCACCTTCGCGGCCGGATTGCCGAACTGCCCGGTCAGGTAGTTCGTCAGCGCGGCGATCTGCGCATCCGACAGCTCGTGGCGGAACGCCGGCATCCCGACGTCCTCGCTGCCGGCCTTGCGCTGCACGCCGTTCAGGATCACCTGCACGAGGTTGGTCGGATTCGGTGCGCCGACCGTCGTGTTGTGGAACAGCGGCGGGTAATAGCCGTCAGGCGTGCCCTTGCCCTGCATCTGGTGACACGTTGCGCAGTTGCCGAGATAGAGCCGTGCCGGGTCGATGCCCGACGACGCGAGCGCGACGCCGCGCAGCGTCAGGCCATCTTCGGCCGGCTTGCCCCACGACGCGCGCGACTGCTTCGCATCGCCGCTGGCAACGGCCGGCACCGTGCGAATGTACGTCGAGATCGCGCCGATGTCGGCTTCGGTCATCTTCGAGAAGCTGTGCTCGATCGCCTCGGCCATCGGGCCGGCCGCCTGCGCGAGACCCGGCACGCTGCCGGTGCGCAGGTACTGGACGAGCTGCTGCTGCGTCCAGCCGCCGATCCCCGCGTTGGCGTCGGACGTGATGTTGTAGCCGTCCCAGCCCGCGAGCACCGAGCCCGACAGGAAGCTGCCGCCCGTCTCGTCAAGCGACTTCTCCTGCATCGCGATGCCGCGCGGCGTGTGGCACGTGCTGCAGTGCGCCAGGCCCTGGACCAGGTACG is a window encoding:
- a CDS encoding cytochrome c — protein: MRKSTLTFLLAGCLALPGLVRAADAADPALVKRGEYLAVAGDCMACHTAKGGKPFAGGLGMPIPMLGKVYTSNITPDPDTGIGNWSAEDFERAVRHGVSKNGDNLYPAMPYVSYAKINDDDVKALYAYFMHGVEPVKQAPPKNEIPALLSMRWPLKIWNWLFLKDGAYEPKPAQSAEWNRGAYLVQGLAHCSTCHTPRGIAMQEKSLDETGGSFLSGSVLAGWDGYNITSDANAGIGGWTQQQLVQYLRTGSVPGLAQAAGPMAEAIEHSFSKMTEADIGAISTYIRTVPAVASGDAKQSRASWGKPAEDGLTLRGVALASSGIDPARLYLGNCATCHQMQGKGTPDGYYPPLFHNTTVGAPNPTNLVQVILNGVQRKAGSEDVGMPAFRHELSDAQIAALTNYLTGQFGNPAAKVTEQDVAKLR